The Hemibagrus wyckioides isolate EC202008001 linkage group LG25, SWU_Hwy_1.0, whole genome shotgun sequence genome has a segment encoding these proteins:
- the tdrd15 gene encoding tudor domain-containing protein 15: protein MDRKQTEGLREDSKLPAPCALWPVDLKLTHIDCNSDNTLVHFQGQYATICELDYNILQVEIQNVSKTAVSVEVGDVCLVEDLLSSRWYRGRIQNISGELYDVFLLDHGYILTVGPRSLSAISDSLLMLPPKIVCGFIANVLPFQEGWDQPSKAYFSSLIGRHIEGYIHGLLPNKVLILEVPEITKDLLRLSLGRHVDTDTFLLLVELELEVPIQQSCESVPDLLIEKQIAQEISFKSSNLCGYENILSLSGSKLVVGQKERVRIAAAVNPGLFYCQLSSASRDLKEMSKKLALVCESRNGDFSDKAGENMGLLCAIKGKDEKWHRGLVQCLPVNSQVRVVFVDYGYCESVKVENIFQLPSDFLLRPVMAFPCSLSCLSDKDKATVSQQLVHLRNGLLGKELVITIDDLRKEKNVCSVTLSDVGKCAPFKTVACKEVDKISRSGILTYVHRLSYILNKTQKEGILRNLVAFEDIQDGSVFEGYVEHVQNPHDFWIRTAKSNDRFQAMMNKLTDRCSRLQLNEEILHDPVPGQLCCAMYEKDMHYYRALVVDILEYGAEVFFIDFGNTEKVPSMFIKKIPSEFSVEPAFALNCSLAHVLPLEEVWTGAAANFFRKATSEKALLVHVICRRGDVFVVEMYEKGFEKGESIETLLTKTKMAETWTYRVKKTPSRAVGKNNKTGKSFMRRQFAENSCKSTPQKHPSKVTKQEIATEKQTHTETQKRNAVETFKGHKYKPGTVISVQCSHVSSPSDFWCQNLKYKNHLNRLMQRLQTFYQTNTSVFQPYSECCAVQFQQDSKWYRGSILEETDQNVKVILVDYGMVVQENLQKLQALNPEFLELERQAFRCSLYKLTDPEGGDMWSDEASTLLKDFTFGNCELRCKIYYQVNVANKGFCNVVDLYTSLQRASAHLIEKGVAKEIQHPNQLLPFVYPCSFVYSSFDITVGSEELAYSTHVVSPWEIYLQLDRNTEIIEQLMDRCVKESEELMSGTHTSETGSVCLAKYSEDGMWYRSFVWPAQSSLHFNVFFVDYGSKQVAEKKNVFPVPVKATDLLWTPMQALRCSLLGIPEEEHLPEVNTWLEKAILNKVLRAKFVATNCSGHFTCDLFDGDLHINEKVREIFAIHRQNDKSVRKTISDCCKEVWNVSSVANKFKTRWRPHVESVVKSQRTPGHSKVIQGNGQPWQKKSSKIKSSQKSHNLNGSSTINGRGLEKHSLKPTKQLQKEKCTISSTSKVQPSKVLPKVSDLPAIKIAKGFRCIGFVPHYDSAESFFIQMEKDEQNLLNIREELNSSPFTKSLQSVTSNVKVGDLIAARYDEDLALYRAAVKGIESNGFLKVEFVDYGNTATVDSKKIYPLASKFLSQARLSTPCKFLKPYILEDVESLLKCDKPLMVEFVMKLGNAWAVSIQRLDPLHELRKSDPAEGTEEKFPDSDQAKQRQKLYAAVNEDDTSFTSICEKTDAEPVSIKESTKTHNNRNNGSKMVQEKTLEKVQATRAVDYKPKACAYKSKPAEKQDVGQSDLPQKPEIHISVTKNDILDISNNSSSCTGSNALETSVRLPERVEVDGQDIGQSVVHEPASAHDCPTPTAIPPEKPMDKDDQIRRLFLAPIKRDQEYSGFAAAVTTPSEFHIILEDLLVIMIAVSNVLQDLSEDLAPLPEAHLIPGTGCLVKSEEKKKWCRAEIIQCDDASVTVNLVDYGYYIHLACQDVCKLKVLPVELAGLPKITYPCFLRGVNPADGLHWSDHAALFFQQCTYQNKLKIHFRHYVSKAQWAVDIVASNKNIAKELVDAGHAQYIDTVLGIRFQQELGH from the exons ATGGACAGGAAACAGACAGAAGG ACTAAGGGAAGATTCAAAGCTTCCCGCTCCATGTGCCCTCTGGCCAGTCGACCTGAAATTAACACACATTGACTGCAATTCTGACAATACGTTGGTCCACTTTCAAGGTCAATATGCTACCATCTGTGAGCTGGACTACAACATTCTCCAAGTGGAAATTCAGAATGTCTCCAAAACAGCCGTATCTGTGGAAGTGGGAGACGTGTGCCTGGTGGAAGATTTGCTATCTAGCCGCTGGTACAGAGGAAGAATTCAGAACATATCAGGAGAATTGTATGATGTGTTCCTGCTGGATCATGGATATATTCTTACCGTTGGTCCCAGAAGTTTGTCCGCAATTTCAGATTCCTTACTCATGCTACCACCAAAGATTGTCTGTGGATTCATTGCTAATGTGCTGCCATTTCAGGAAGGCTGGGACCAACCATCGAAGGCATATTTCTCTTCTTTAATAGGCAGACATATCGAAGGATATATCCATGGTCTTTTGCCAAACAAGGTTCTTATTCTGGAAGTGCCAGAAATAACCAAAGATTTGTTGAGATTGAGCTTAGGCAGACATGTGGATACAGACACGTTTCTGCTACTGGTGGAACTGGAGTTAGAAGTACCAATTCAACAGAGCTGCGAGTCTGTTCCTGATTTGCTCATCGAAAAACAAATTGCACAAGAGAtttcctttaagtcctctaattTATGTGGCTATGAAAATATTCTTTCGCTCAGCGGCTCTAAGTTGGTTGTTGGACAGAAGGAAAGAGTTCGAATAGCTGCTGCTGTAAACCCTGGGTTGTTTTACTGCCAGTTGTCCTCTGCTTCAAGAGACCTTAAAGAGATGTCCAAAAAATTGGCACTGGTGTGCGAGTCGAGGAACGGTGACTTCAGTGACAAGGCAGGCGAAAATATGGGCTTACTATGTGCCATCAAAGGCAAAGATGAGAAGTGGCACAGAGGTTTAGTGCAGTGCCTCCCCGTTAACTCCCAGGTTCGAGTTGTGTTTGTTGACTACGGGTATTGTGAATCTGTAAAAGTTGAAAACATCTTTCAGTTACCTTCAGATTTTCTCCTGAGACCAGTCATGGCTTTCCCGTGTTCCCTTTCTTGTTTGAGTGACAAAGACAAAGCCACAGTGAGCCAGCAACTGGTGCATCTCAGAAATGGATTACTGGGTAAGGAGCTTGTAATTACAATCGATGActtaagaaaggaaaagaatgtCTGTTCGGTCACGCTCAGCGACGTGGGCAAATGTGCACCTTTCAAAACAGTGGCATGTAAAGAAGTCGATAAAATCTCACGCAGTGGTATTCTCACTTATGTGCACAGATTGAGTTACATTCTAAACAAGACACAGAAGGAAGGAATCTTAAGGAATTTGGTGGCTTTTGAAGACATTCAAGATGGCTCTGTGTTTGAGGGTTATGTCGAACATGTTCAGAACCCTCATGATTTCTGGATAAGAACAGCAAAGTCCAACGATCGATTTCAGGCCATGATGAATAAACTGACCGATCGGTGTAGCAGGTTACAACTGAACGAGGAAATCCTTCATGATCCAGTGCCTGGTCAACTCTGTTGTGCCATGTACGAAAAAGACATGCATTACTACAGAGCTCTTGTGGTGGATATTCTTGAATATGGTGCTGAGGTGTTTTTCATTGACTTTGGAAACACAGAAAAAGTCCCAAgcatgttcattaaaaaaatacccTCTGAGTTTTCTGTGGAGCCAGCGTTTGCTCTCAATTGTTCCTTAGCTCATGTTCTTCCACTGGAAGAGGTCTGGACAGGTGCAGCAGCAAACTTCTTCAGGAAAGCCACCTCAGAGAAAGCTCTCCTGGTTCACGTCATCTGCAGAAGGGGCGATGTGTTTGTTGTGGAGATGTACGAGAAAGGGTTTGAGAAAGGTGAAAGTATTGAAACACTTTTGACGAAGACAAAAATGGCAGAAACTTGGACGTATCGTGTGAAAAAAACTCCGAGTAGAGCTGTtggaaaaaacaataaaacaggcAAGAGCTTCATGAGAAGGCAGTTTGCTGAGAATTCTTGTAAGAGTACGCCACAGAAACACCCTAGCAAGGTGACGAAGCAAGAGATTgccacagaaaaacaaacccacactgagacacaaaaacGCAATGCTGTTGAAACTTTCAAAGGTCATAAATATAAGCCAGGAACTGTGATTAGTGTCCAGTGTTCACATGTCAGTTCCCCTTCAGATTTTTGGTGCCAGAACCTGAAATACAAGAATCACTTGAACAGATTAATGCAAAGACTACAAACGTTTTACCAGACAAATACCTCTGTGTTCCAGCCCTACAGTGAATGTTGTGCTGTCCAGTTTCAACAGGACAGCAAGTGGTACAGGGGGTCCATTCTTGAAGAAACGGATCAAAATGTTAAGGTGATTCTAGTGGACTATGGCATGGTTGTGCAAGAAAATCTGCAGAAACTTCAAGCTCTAAATCCAGAGTTTCTTGAGCTTGAAAGACAAGCATTCAGATGCAGTTTGTACAAGTTGACTGACCCAGAAGGAGGTGATATGTGGTCTGACGAAGCGAGCACCTTGTTAAAGGATTTTACTTTTGGAAATTGTGAGCTAAGATGCAAAATCTACTACCAGGTCAATGTtgcaaataaaggcttctgcaATGTGGTTGATTTATACACATCTCTTCAACGAGCCTCCGCACATCTTATAGAAAAGGGTGTAGCCAAGGAAATACAGCATCCAAACCAGCTACTTCCATTTGTCTATCCATGCTCttttgtttattcttcttttgaCATTACCGTTGGAAGTGAAGAGTTGGCGTACTCCACTCATGTTGTTAGCCCTTGGGAAATCTATCTCCAGCTGGACAGAAATACTGAAATTATTGAGCAGCTTATGGACAGGTGTGTGAAGGAAAGTGAAGAGTTAATGAGTGGGACGCATACCAGTGAAACTGGCAGTGTTTGCTTGGCCAAATACTCTGAAGACGGTATGTGGTACAGGTCATTTGTTTGGCCTGCTCAGTCCAGTCTACACTTTAATGTGTTCTTTGTAGATTATGGAAGCAAGCAGGTTgctgaaaaaaagaatgtatTCCCCGTTCCCGTAAAGGCGACTGATTTGCTTTGGACACCTATGCAAGCTTTAAGGTGTAGTCTTTTAGGTATTCCTGAGGAGGAACATTTGCCTGAAGTTAATACATGGCTTGAGAAGGCCATTCTCAACAAGGTACTTCGAGCAAAGTTTGTTGCAACAAACTGCAGTGGACATTTCACCTGTGACCTGTTTGATGGTGACCTTCATATCAatgagaaagtaagagagattTTTGCAATTCATAGACAGAATGATAAATCTGTCAGGAAAACTATCAGTGATTGCTGTAAAGAAGTGTGGAATGTATCCTCTGTGGCCAACAAATTCAAGACCAGATGGAGACCTCATGTGGAATCTGTGGTCAAATCACAGAGGACACCAggccatagcaaagtcatacAGGGAAATGGACAGCCTTGGCAAAAGAAGTCATCCAAAATAAAATCTTCACAGAAATCTCACAATCTAAATGGTAGTTCTACAATAAATGGCCGTGGCTTAGAAAAACACAGCCTGAAGCCCACAAAGCAACTGCAGAAAGAAAAGTGCACCATTTCAAGCACTTCTAAAGTACAGCCCTCTAAAGTGCTGCCAAAGGTTAGTGATCTACCAGCCATCAAAATTGCAAAAGGATTCAGATGCATAGGGTTCGTTCCTCACTACGACTCTGCTGAAAGCTTCTTTATCCAAATGGAAAAGGATGAACAAAATCTCCTTAATATAAGAGAGGAACTAAACAGCAGCCCTTTCACCAAGAGCTTGCAGAGTGTTACCTCAAATGTAAAAGTAGGGGATCTGATTGCTGCTAGGTATGACGAGGACTTGGCCTTATATCGAGCTGCTGTCAAAGGTATAGAATCCAATGGTTTCCTAAAAGTTGAATTTGTTGACTATGGAAACACAGCAACTGTTGACAGTAAGAAAATTTACCCATTAGCAAGCAAGTTTCTGTCTCAGGCAAGATTAAGCACTCCATGCAAATTTTTAAAACCATACATTTTAGAGGATGTTGAGTCTTTACTCAAATGTGACAAACCTCTGATGGTGGAGTTTGTAATGAAACTTGGCAATGCATGGGCAGTGAGCATTCAGAGACTTGATCCATTGCATGAGTTGAGAAAATCTGATCCTGCTGAAGGAACAGAAGAAAAGTTTCCAGATTCAGACCAAGCCAAACAAAGGCAAAAGCTATATGCGGCAGTGAATGAAGATGACACTTCCTTCACAAGTATCTGTGAAAAGACTGACGCAGAACCAGTAAGCATTAAAGAAAgcaccaaaacacacaacaatagAAACAACGGCAGTAAAATGGTTCAAGAGAAAACCTTAGAAAAAGTCCAGGCCACAAGAGCCGTAGATTACAAGCCGAAAGCATGTGCCTACAAATCTAAACCTGCTGAGAAACAAGATGTTGGTCAAAGCGATTTGCCACAGAAGCCTGAAATACATATCAGTGTTACAAAGAATGACATTTTGGATATATCAAACAATTCCAGTAGTTGTACAGGTTCAAATGCACTTGAAACCTCTGTTAGACTGCCAGAGAGAGTAGAAGTAGATGGACAGGATATCGGTCAGTCTGTTGTACATGAGCCAGCTTCAGCACATGATTGCCCCACACCCACGGCCATTCCTCCTGAGAAGCCAATGGACAAAGATGATCAGATACGACGCTTGTTTCTCGCACCTATTAAAAGGGATCAAGAATACTCAGGATTTGCAGCAGCAGTCACCACACCTAGTGAATTTCACATCATACTTGAGGACCTACTTGTAATCATGATTGCTGTATCAAATGTCCTTCAAGATCTTTCAGAAGACTTGGCTCCGTTGCCAGAGGCTCATCTGATTCCCGGTACCGGCTGCCTGGTAAAGtctgaagagaagaagaaatggTGTAGAGCAGAGATAATACAATGTGACGACGCATCAGTGACCGTGAATCTCGTTGATTACGGATACTATATACATTTGGCATGCCAAGATGTCTGCAAACTTAAAGTGCTTCCTGTTGAGCTTGCTGGACTTCCAAAGATCACTTACCCTTGCTTTTTAAGAGGAGTTAACCCAGCTGATGGGCTGCATTGGTCTGATCATGCTGCCCTGTTTTTCCAACAGTGTACGTATCAAAACAAACTTAAGATACACTTCAGACACTACGTATCAAAGGCACAGTGGGCGGTTGATATCGTCGCGTCCAACAAAAATATTGCCAAAGAGCTGGTTGATGCTGGTCATGCTCAATATATTGACACTGTGCTTGGAATACGGTTTCAGCAAGAGCTAGGCCATTAA